The following coding sequences lie in one Flavobacterium sp. 20NA77.7 genomic window:
- the ppk1 gene encoding polyphosphate kinase 1 — MNTYIDREKSWLTFNARVLQEAADQTVPLLDRLRFLGIFSNNLDEFFRVRYAAIRRMSLEGIDTKPILGAITADQLLKDITEIVIEQQSESLRILNDIEKKLEKQCIYIINEKEINKEQEVFIKDFFYQKVSPALVTIMLNDLREFPLIKDTSGYLAVKLAMKPSSNSLVSKILSPKEVRYAIVEIPKTINRFVVLPSTNEKQYIILLDDVIRYNLHTIFNIFDYESISAHMIKITRDAQLEFDSDLSKSFIEKISDSVKERRVGEPVRFVYDQDIEKDTLDFFLTRMKIDSSDSIIPGGRYHNRRDYMDFPNLGRYDLLYKQNVALPVPGLDLDGSLLKRISEKDYILHAPYQSFSYVIRFLREAALDPKVQSIKITLYRLASNSQIVSSLINAAKNGKKVTVQIELQARFDEVSNILYAQQMQEEGIQLIFGVKGLKVHSKLCVVERVENEVVKRYGFISTGNFNENSAKIYTDVTLFTSDNRILKDASKVFEFFEVNYRVHRYKHLIVSPHYSRARFVKLIDKEIKNALEGKQAYIKLKMNSLSDYKMIDKLYEASKAGVKVQLVIRGICCLIPGVKGMSDNIQAISIVDNYLEHARVYIFCNDNDPEIYISSADFMTRNLDARVEVTCPIYDEEIKKDLLDTFEISWKANVKARLHSDKFDNKYRVRTENERVFRAQQEMYIHYQNQLEVISEIV; from the coding sequence ATGAATACATACATTGATAGAGAAAAAAGTTGGTTGACTTTTAATGCAAGAGTTTTACAAGAAGCAGCAGATCAAACAGTTCCGTTATTAGATAGATTACGATTTTTAGGTATTTTTTCAAATAATTTAGATGAATTTTTTAGAGTTCGGTATGCTGCAATTAGACGAATGAGTCTAGAAGGCATTGACACTAAACCCATTCTGGGAGCAATTACTGCAGACCAATTACTTAAAGATATTACAGAAATTGTTATTGAACAACAATCTGAAAGTTTGCGCATTCTAAACGATATAGAAAAAAAGCTTGAAAAACAATGCATTTATATCATTAATGAAAAGGAAATTAATAAGGAACAAGAAGTCTTTATTAAAGATTTTTTCTATCAAAAAGTAAGTCCAGCGTTAGTAACAATTATGTTAAATGACTTGCGAGAATTTCCACTTATAAAAGATACTTCGGGTTATTTAGCTGTTAAATTAGCGATGAAACCGAGTTCCAATTCATTGGTCTCAAAGATATTGAGTCCAAAAGAAGTTCGTTATGCTATTGTAGAAATCCCCAAGACAATTAATCGTTTTGTTGTTTTACCTTCAACTAATGAAAAGCAATATATCATTTTATTAGATGATGTAATTCGTTATAATCTACACACTATTTTCAATATTTTTGACTATGAAAGTATTTCGGCTCATATGATTAAAATTACGCGCGATGCACAATTAGAATTTGATAGTGATTTAAGTAAAAGTTTTATCGAAAAAATTTCTGATAGTGTAAAAGAACGTAGAGTAGGAGAACCCGTGCGTTTTGTGTATGATCAAGATATTGAAAAAGACACATTAGATTTTTTCTTAACACGTATGAAAATTGACAGTTCGGATTCTATTATTCCTGGCGGACGTTATCATAATAGACGTGATTATATGGATTTTCCAAATTTAGGAAGATATGATTTGTTATATAAACAAAATGTAGCTTTACCCGTACCAGGATTAGACTTAGATGGTAGTTTATTAAAACGAATAAGTGAAAAAGATTATATTTTACACGCGCCCTATCAGTCATTTTCTTATGTAATTCGATTTTTGCGTGAAGCTGCGCTAGATCCAAAAGTGCAATCCATTAAAATTACGTTGTATCGATTAGCAAGTAATTCTCAAATTGTAAGTTCATTAATTAATGCAGCTAAAAACGGCAAAAAAGTTACTGTACAAATTGAACTTCAAGCTCGTTTTGATGAAGTAAGTAACATACTTTATGCCCAACAAATGCAAGAAGAAGGTATCCAACTTATTTTTGGTGTGAAAGGATTAAAAGTACATAGCAAATTATGTGTGGTGGAACGTGTTGAAAATGAGGTTGTAAAACGATATGGTTTTATTTCAACAGGTAATTTTAATGAAAATTCAGCGAAAATATATACCGATGTAACCCTATTTACCAGCGACAATAGAATTTTAAAAGATGCTTCAAAAGTTTTTGAATTTTTTGAAGTGAACTATAGAGTTCACCGTTACAAGCATTTAATTGTTTCTCCTCATTATTCTCGTGCGCGTTTTGTAAAGTTAATTGATAAAGAAATAAAAAACGCTTTAGAGGGCAAACAAGCCTATATCAAGCTAAAAATGAACAGCTTGTCTGATTATAAAATGATTGATAAATTATATGAAGCAAGTAAAGCAGGAGTAAAGGTTCAATTAGTAATTAGAGGTATTTGTTGTTTAATTCCAGGGGTAAAAGGGATGAGTGATAATATTCAAGCGATTAGTATCGTGGATAATTATCTTGAACATGCTCGGGTGTATATTTTTTGTAATGATAATGATCCTGAAATTTATATTTCCTCGGCAGATTTTATGACTCGTAATTTAGATGCAAGAGTTGAAGTTACTTGTCCGATATATGATGAAGAAATTAAAAAGGATTTATTAGATACATTTGAAATTAGTTGGAAAGCGAATGTAAAAGCAAGATTACATTCCGACAAATTTGATAATAAATATAGAGTTCGGACAGAAAATGAACGCGTTTTTAGAGCGCAACAAGAAATGTATATCCATTATCAAAATCAACTCGAAGTTATTTCAGAAATAGTATAG
- a CDS encoding YifB family Mg chelatase-like AAA ATPase: MLVKVFGSAVFGVDATTITVEVNIDKGIGYHLVGLPDSAIKESSYRIAAALKNNQYELPGKKITINMAPADLRKEGSAYDLTLAIGILAASGQIQPDKVGQYIIMGELSLDGGLQPIKGALSIAIKAKEEGFTGIILPFQNVKEAAIVEGLDVYGVENVLQVIDFFEDKGNLTPTRIDTQAEFTKTLDFSEFDFSDVKGQEGIKRCMEIAAAGGHNIILIGPPGAGKTMLAKRLPSILPPMSMQEALETTKIHSVAGKIKDTGLLTQRPFRSPHHTASSVSLVGGGSYPQPGEISLAHNGVLFLDELPEFKREVLEVMRQPLEDREVTISRAKFTITYPSSFMLVASMNPSPGGYFNDPNAPVSTSPMEMQRYLSKISGPLLDRIDIHIEVTPVPFEKLSDTRKAECSTEIRKRVTLARAIQTARFENYQHIHYNAQMSSKLIREFCALDDVSLQLLKTAMERLNLSARAYDRILKVSRTIADLEGSLSIASHHIAEAIQYRSLDREGWLG; the protein is encoded by the coding sequence ATGTTAGTAAAAGTCTTCGGTAGCGCCGTTTTTGGTGTAGATGCCACAACCATTACTGTAGAAGTAAATATTGATAAAGGAATTGGATACCATTTAGTTGGACTGCCAGATTCTGCCATCAAAGAGAGCAGTTATAGAATTGCTGCCGCCCTAAAAAATAATCAGTACGAACTTCCCGGAAAAAAAATAACCATTAATATGGCTCCTGCCGATTTACGTAAGGAAGGTTCTGCTTATGATCTTACGTTGGCTATTGGTATTTTAGCGGCGTCAGGTCAAATTCAGCCCGATAAAGTGGGTCAATATATCATTATGGGAGAGTTGTCGCTTGATGGTGGTTTGCAACCTATTAAAGGTGCATTGTCAATTGCCATTAAAGCTAAAGAAGAAGGATTTACAGGAATTATTTTGCCTTTTCAAAACGTAAAAGAAGCTGCTATTGTGGAAGGGTTAGATGTCTATGGTGTAGAAAATGTACTTCAAGTAATTGATTTTTTTGAAGATAAAGGAAATTTAACTCCAACACGAATAGATACGCAAGCAGAATTTACAAAAACACTAGATTTTTCAGAGTTTGATTTTTCTGATGTTAAAGGCCAAGAAGGTATTAAGCGTTGTATGGAAATTGCTGCAGCAGGTGGACACAATATTATATTAATTGGGCCACCGGGAGCAGGAAAAACAATGTTAGCTAAACGTTTGCCAAGCATATTGCCACCTATGTCTATGCAAGAGGCATTAGAGACAACTAAAATTCATTCTGTAGCAGGTAAAATTAAAGATACGGGCTTACTAACGCAAAGACCTTTTCGTTCTCCACATCATACAGCCTCAAGTGTTTCATTAGTTGGTGGGGGAAGTTATCCGCAACCAGGAGAAATTTCATTGGCACATAACGGTGTATTATTTTTGGATGAATTGCCCGAATTTAAACGAGAAGTGTTAGAAGTTATGCGCCAACCTTTAGAAGATAGAGAAGTAACAATTTCAAGAGCTAAATTTACGATTACTTATCCTTCTTCTTTTATGTTAGTAGCGAGTATGAATCCAAGCCCTGGTGGATATTTTAATGACCCAAATGCTCCCGTTTCAACATCTCCCATGGAAATGCAACGTTATTTAAGCAAGATTTCAGGGCCTTTATTGGATCGTATTGATATTCATATTGAGGTAACTCCAGTTCCTTTTGAAAAATTATCTGATACAAGAAAAGCAGAATGCAGTACTGAAATCAGGAAGCGGGTAACATTAGCTAGAGCTATTCAAACAGCACGTTTTGAAAACTACCAACATATCCATTATAATGCACAAATGAGTAGTAAATTAATTCGAGAATTTTGTGCTTTAGATGATGTTTCTCTTCAATTATTGAAAACCGCAATGGAGCGTTTGAATTTATCCGCACGAGCGTATGATAGAATATTAAAAGTATCGAGAACCATTGCAGATTTAGAAGGATCACTTTCTATTGCTTCTCACCATATTGCAGAAGCCATTCAGTATAGAAGTTTAGATAGAGAAGGTTGGTTAGGATAA
- a CDS encoding Ppx/GppA phosphatase family protein, with amino-acid sequence MIQIKKYAAIDIGSNAMRLLITNIVEQKDKATQFNKSALIRVPIRLGQDAFTVGEISEENIDRMVDAMKAFKLLMKVYKVERYMACATSAMREAYNGKDVVDIVLQKSDIKIDIIDGKKEAAIITASDLHQFIKTNENYLYVDVGGGSTEFSLFSNGKLVVSKSFKNGTVRLLNNMVNEVVWQEIEKWIKTHTEGIENIILIGSGGNINKTFKLSGKSQDKPLSYKYLKNQFDYLNGLTYEQRIAELGLNQDRADVIIPALTIYLCAMRWSGAKHIYVPKIGLSDGIVKAMYYNTI; translated from the coding sequence ATGATTCAAATTAAGAAATATGCCGCAATTGATATTGGTTCTAATGCTATGCGTTTATTAATTACCAATATTGTAGAACAAAAAGATAAAGCTACTCAATTTAATAAAAGCGCATTAATTCGTGTACCTATCCGTTTAGGGCAAGACGCTTTTACTGTTGGAGAAATTTCTGAAGAAAATATTGATAGAATGGTTGATGCCATGAAAGCGTTTAAATTATTAATGAAAGTGTATAAGGTAGAACGTTATATGGCATGTGCAACATCTGCTATGCGTGAAGCGTATAATGGTAAAGATGTAGTAGATATTGTTTTACAAAAGTCTGATATAAAAATTGATATTATTGATGGTAAAAAAGAAGCTGCAATTATTACTGCATCTGATTTACACCAATTTATAAAAACAAATGAAAATTATTTATATGTAGATGTAGGCGGTGGAAGTACAGAGTTTTCGTTGTTTTCAAATGGAAAATTAGTGGTGTCAAAATCATTTAAAAATGGAACGGTTCGTTTGTTAAATAATATGGTAAATGAGGTAGTGTGGCAAGAAATAGAAAAATGGATTAAAACACATACCGAAGGAATTGAAAATATTATTTTAATTGGTTCCGGAGGAAATATAAATAAAACATTCAAACTTTCAGGAAAATCCCAAGACAAACCCTTGTCATACAAATATTTAAAGAATCAATTTGATTATTTAAACGGATTAACATACGAGCAACGTATTGCAGAATTAGGGCTAAATCAAGATAGAGCAGACGTAATTATTCCTGCATTAACTATCTATCTTTGTGCTATGAGATGGAGTGGAGCAAAGCATATTTATGTGCCGAAAATTGGTTTGTCTGATGGCATTGTAAAAGCAATGTATTACAATACTATTTAA
- a CDS encoding protein-disulfide reductase DsbD family protein, giving the protein MRKVFSIIALVVVLFGTAQIVEPVKWSAKVVKLSESEFDLITSATIEEGWHLYSQFTPDGGARPLIFNYKNQKGNYQLIGKTKESKYKKTFNEIFEIDEYYFIGSATFTQRIKVINTKLKNIVVFAEGQACIEGKCVPTETNLQFSLPIEATNTVATTETVVPDSSTSTSNQRIEVKSTKKTATNQSHTPEKNKSLWTIFILSLLGGFAAILMPCIFPMIPMTVSFFTKQSKSRAEGIRNAILYGLSIILIYVLLGSVITAVFGPEALNELSTSATFNIIFFGLLVVFALSFLGAFEIVLPSSWATRIDSKADKGGIIGIVFMALALAVVSFSCTGPIVGTLLVESSRNGGMAPIVGMFGFSLAIALPFMLFAMFPGWLNSMPKSGGWLNTVKVSLGFLELAFAFKFLSNADLAYQKHWLERELFIAIWIAIFTAWALYLFGKYMLPHDYEKADKIGVGRLTMAIIVTAFTVYMIPGLWGAPLKILSGLTPPSTYSEIPQGINGTTQNTSKSDLPEHAHLGPHGIIAFEDYEEGLAYAQKVNKPILLDFTGDNCANCRLMEDKVWSKPEILPLIKNELVLISLYCDRKVHLPKDKQYISKTTGKEVITIGNKWTDFQITRYASNAQPLYVILNAKGEDVSKPIAYTTDVQEYKKWLEDGITLANKK; this is encoded by the coding sequence ATGAGAAAAGTATTTAGTATAATAGCCTTAGTAGTTGTTTTATTTGGAACAGCCCAAATTGTAGAGCCAGTAAAATGGTCTGCAAAAGTAGTCAAACTATCAGAAAGTGAATTTGACTTAATTACATCTGCAACAATTGAGGAGGGTTGGCATTTATACTCACAATTCACACCTGATGGTGGCGCAAGACCGTTGATTTTTAATTATAAAAATCAGAAAGGAAATTATCAATTAATCGGAAAAACAAAAGAAAGTAAATACAAAAAGACCTTTAATGAGATATTTGAAATTGATGAGTATTATTTTATAGGTTCTGCAACATTTACACAACGTATAAAAGTTATAAATACGAAATTAAAAAATATTGTTGTTTTTGCAGAAGGTCAAGCTTGTATAGAAGGTAAATGTGTACCTACAGAAACTAATTTACAATTTTCATTACCTATAGAGGCAACAAATACAGTTGCTACTACTGAAACAGTAGTTCCAGATTCTAGTACTTCCACTTCTAATCAACGTATTGAAGTAAAATCAACAAAAAAAACAGCTACTAATCAGTCGCATACACCTGAGAAAAATAAAAGTTTATGGACAATTTTTATTTTGTCTTTATTAGGAGGATTTGCAGCTATTTTGATGCCTTGTATTTTTCCAATGATTCCTATGACGGTAAGCTTTTTTACAAAACAAAGTAAATCAAGAGCTGAAGGTATAAGAAATGCTATATTATATGGTTTATCTATTATACTCATCTATGTCCTACTTGGTTCTGTAATTACAGCTGTTTTTGGTCCAGAAGCATTAAATGAATTGTCGACTAGCGCTACATTTAATATTATTTTCTTTGGGCTTTTAGTTGTTTTTGCCTTATCTTTTTTAGGTGCTTTTGAAATTGTTTTACCTAGTTCATGGGCTACAAGAATTGACTCTAAAGCGGACAAAGGGGGAATAATAGGTATTGTTTTCATGGCGTTAGCCTTAGCTGTTGTTTCGTTTTCTTGTACAGGACCTATTGTAGGGACGTTATTAGTTGAATCTTCTAGAAATGGAGGGATGGCACCTATAGTAGGAATGTTTGGTTTTTCATTAGCCATTGCATTGCCATTTATGTTGTTTGCTATGTTTCCAGGATGGTTAAATTCAATGCCAAAATCGGGTGGATGGCTAAATACCGTAAAAGTTTCATTAGGTTTCTTAGAGTTAGCCTTTGCGTTTAAATTTTTATCAAATGCCGATTTAGCCTATCAAAAACATTGGCTAGAAAGAGAATTGTTTATCGCCATTTGGATTGCTATTTTTACCGCTTGGGCCTTGTATTTATTTGGAAAATATATGTTACCGCACGATTATGAAAAAGCAGATAAAATAGGGGTAGGAAGACTAACGATGGCCATAATTGTAACAGCTTTTACAGTTTACATGATACCAGGATTATGGGGAGCACCTTTAAAAATTTTAAGTGGCTTAACTCCTCCTTCAACATACAGTGAAATCCCACAAGGCATCAATGGTACTACTCAAAATACTTCAAAATCAGATTTACCTGAACATGCGCATCTAGGACCTCATGGAATCATTGCCTTTGAAGATTATGAAGAAGGATTAGCCTATGCCCAAAAAGTAAACAAACCTATTTTGTTAGATTTTACGGGAGATAATTGTGCAAATTGCAGATTAATGGAAGATAAAGTTTGGTCAAAGCCTGAAATTTTACCGCTAATTAAAAATGAATTAGTTCTAATTTCATTGTATTGTGACAGAAAAGTTCATTTACCAAAAGATAAGCAATACATTTCTAAAACTACTGGAAAAGAAGTTATTACAATAGGTAATAAATGGACTGATTTTCAAATTACAAGGTATGCTAGTAATGCCCAACCTTTATATGTAATTTTAAATGCTAAAGGTGAAGATGTGTCAAAACCAATTGCTTATACTACTGATGTTCAAGAATATAAAAAATGGTTGGAAGACGGAATTACCTTAGCTAATAAAAAATAG
- a CDS encoding PorP/SprF family type IX secretion system membrane protein, with the protein MLKYGLYITCCLFGVISFAQQDSQFTQYMYNTVAINPAYAGSRETTSIFLLHRNQWLGQDGAPITNVVALNSGLFKNQIGIGLSFSNDNIGATTENVVSADMAYNIQFSTTSRLAFGLKTSANFYSLDANKLNIFQQNDPEFQNLNRKISPNIGAGIYYYSDSFFTGFSVPNFIKTKYYTDNEISINKKSIHYYFLAGYIFTINPTLKFKPSFLFKVTEGAPFQLDINANFLIQDKLTIGGSYRMGSAVSGLIGFQISTSWFLGYGYDQETTRLSHFNKGSHEVFLRYEIFKPTRVVSPRFF; encoded by the coding sequence ATGCTGAAATATGGTCTATATATTACATGTTGCTTGTTTGGAGTGATAAGTTTTGCTCAACAAGACTCTCAGTTCACACAATACATGTATAATACTGTAGCCATTAATCCTGCATATGCAGGAAGCAGAGAAACTACATCTATATTCCTGCTTCATAGAAATCAATGGTTAGGTCAAGATGGTGCACCTATTACAAATGTAGTTGCTTTGAATAGCGGGCTATTCAAAAATCAGATAGGAATTGGACTTTCATTTTCAAATGACAATATTGGTGCCACAACAGAAAATGTAGTTTCTGCAGATATGGCTTATAATATACAATTTAGTACAACCTCAAGATTGGCATTTGGTTTAAAAACAAGTGCTAACTTTTATAGTTTAGATGCAAACAAATTAAATATATTTCAGCAAAATGATCCAGAATTTCAAAATTTAAATAGAAAAATATCACCCAATATAGGTGCTGGTATTTATTATTATTCAGATAGTTTTTTTACTGGATTCTCTGTTCCTAATTTCATTAAAACCAAATACTATACTGATAATGAAATTTCAATTAATAAAAAATCAATTCATTATTATTTTTTAGCAGGATATATTTTTACCATCAACCCCACTTTAAAATTTAAGCCGTCCTTTTTATTTAAAGTGACGGAAGGCGCTCCTTTTCAATTAGATATTAATGCTAATTTTTTAATACAAGATAAGTTAACTATAGGAGGTTCTTACAGAATGGGGTCTGCCGTAAGTGGTTTAATTGGGTTCCAAATTTCAACTAGTTGGTTTTTAGGCTATGGATATGATCAAGAAACCACACGATTATCGCATTTCAACAAAGGTTCTCACGAAGTATTTTTGAGATACGAAATTTTTAAACCCACTCGTGTAGTTTCACCACGGTTTTTCTAA
- a CDS encoding SixA phosphatase family protein encodes MKNLILIRHGKSSWEAPLSDIDRPLSAKGIKDALYISSEILSILPKKYLVWSSIAKRTQETSYIFAQNMQFPIENIIFRNDLYTFDVSQLTKIIKTCDTNIDNLIVFGHNDAITNFVNQFGNNKIEHVPTSGLIHIQFETTCWQKIKKGKIVNLFFPKKIERYK; translated from the coding sequence ATGAAAAACTTAATTTTAATTCGTCACGGAAAATCAAGTTGGGAAGCACCGCTTAGTGATATAGACCGACCTTTGTCTGCAAAAGGCATAAAAGACGCCTTGTATATTTCATCGGAAATTCTTTCAATTTTACCCAAAAAATATTTAGTTTGGAGTAGTATTGCCAAAAGAACACAAGAAACATCCTATATTTTTGCCCAAAACATGCAATTTCCAATAGAAAATATTATTTTTCGGAATGATTTATATACCTTTGATGTCAGTCAGTTAACAAAAATAATTAAAACTTGTGATACGAATATTGATAACTTAATTGTTTTTGGTCATAATGATGCAATTACTAATTTTGTAAATCAATTTGGTAATAATAAAATAGAGCATGTTCCTACATCAGGATTAATTCATATTCAATTTGAAACAACTTGTTGGCAAAAAATAAAAAAAGGAAAAATTGTAAATTTATTTTTTCCTAAAAAAATAGAGCGATACAAATAA
- a CDS encoding ecotin family protein: MKLILACGLLLTSLLKAQEGNDKTNLEMFPKPESGYKQVYIELPTESNEVNFKVELFIGIEATVDCNYHTLLGTIQENNLEGWGYTYYQVKSEGKMTSTLMGCMNNELTKKFIHMPSQIIAYNSKLPIIVYVPANFIVKYKIFKASENFLDAKTNEENTTPTPPILGKIDYVQLHNYFIKNTVKKVKTKITSQKEFDSYFGAATVMGTNGKPTSIDFTKQTVIAISKEATNYNTSIEITGVALGSMGDIIVSYKISKGTKQTYTSRPLALLVIDKNNTGKVILKEIK, encoded by the coding sequence ATGAAACTTATTTTAGCATGTGGTTTATTACTTACATCTTTACTAAAAGCCCAAGAAGGGAATGACAAAACTAATTTAGAAATGTTTCCCAAGCCTGAATCAGGATATAAGCAAGTATATATAGAACTTCCTACGGAAAGTAATGAAGTAAATTTTAAAGTAGAATTATTTATAGGAATAGAAGCAACAGTAGATTGCAATTATCATACATTATTGGGCACTATTCAAGAAAACAACCTTGAAGGCTGGGGTTATACATATTATCAGGTAAAATCAGAAGGAAAAATGACATCAACATTAATGGGTTGCATGAATAATGAATTAACTAAAAAATTCATACATATGCCTTCACAAATTATAGCATACAATAGTAAGCTTCCTATTATAGTTTATGTTCCAGCTAATTTTATCGTTAAATATAAAATTTTTAAAGCATCTGAAAACTTTTTAGATGCTAAAACAAATGAAGAAAATACAACGCCTACACCTCCAATATTAGGTAAAATTGATTATGTACAACTACATAATTATTTCATTAAGAATACAGTTAAAAAAGTAAAAACCAAAATTACATCTCAAAAAGAATTTGATTCCTATTTTGGCGCTGCAACAGTTATGGGTACGAACGGAAAACCAACCTCCATTGACTTTACCAAACAAACTGTAATTGCTATTTCAAAAGAAGCAACAAATTACAACACATCAATTGAAATTACAGGAGTAGCACTGGGTTCCATGGGAGACATAATCGTTTCTTACAAAATAAGTAAAGGAACTAAACAAACGTATACTTCTCGCCCTTTAGCCTTACTAGTCATTGATAAAAACAATACGGGTAAAGTAATTTTAAAAGAAATTAAGTAG
- a CDS encoding tetratricopeptide repeat protein: MKSQFLTFFLFISLFASSQDKLIFNKKFTECEDKWVAFTSDSLGYHSFGFIYIDEQAGLTLDYSGSFKIDANGKIILEKKDIKGAMKYRLQPNSVKVSIVPESFYKDLQIEAVPEWLKFYKTNENSIERLYKWGYMYNGWNECQTALTFLEKAYKINPNFKDLKVELGFSYNCLSNFEKAIVILKSALVEAPTSAYIYKELLYAQIHNGQLEDAINTYDKIINEITDKTYNGENAFNILGEYFRQKNIEKFNQWIKKTSIDKDSRFIKYIEQMKYELNKK; encoded by the coding sequence ATGAAATCACAATTTTTAACTTTTTTTTTATTTATTAGTTTATTTGCTTCTTCACAAGACAAACTAATTTTTAATAAAAAATTCACCGAATGTGAAGATAAATGGGTTGCATTTACTTCTGATTCTTTAGGTTACCATAGCTTTGGATTTATTTATATTGATGAACAGGCTGGATTAACTTTGGATTATTCTGGTTCTTTTAAAATAGATGCCAATGGTAAAATAATATTGGAAAAAAAAGATATTAAAGGTGCAATGAAATATCGCTTACAACCAAATAGTGTTAAAGTTAGTATTGTTCCAGAATCATTTTACAAAGACTTACAAATTGAAGCAGTCCCAGAATGGCTTAAATTTTACAAAACGAATGAAAATTCAATTGAAAGATTATATAAATGGGGATATATGTATAATGGGTGGAATGAATGTCAAACAGCTTTAACTTTTCTTGAAAAAGCCTACAAAATTAATCCGAATTTTAAAGATTTAAAAGTTGAATTAGGCTTCTCATATAATTGTTTAAGTAACTTTGAAAAAGCTATAGTAATTTTAAAATCAGCACTTGTAGAAGCCCCTACAAGTGCTTATATCTATAAAGAATTATTATATGCTCAAATTCATAATGGACAATTAGAAGATGCTATTAATACTTATGATAAAATCATCAATGAAATTACAGATAAAACTTATAATGGCGAAAATGCATTCAACATTCTAGGAGAATATTTCCGTCAAAAAAATATTGAAAAATTCAATCAATGGATTAAAAAAACAAGTATTGATAAAGATTCTCGATTTATTAAATACATTGAACAAATGAAATATGAATTAAATAAAAAATAA